A part of Thalassophryne amazonica chromosome 3, fThaAma1.1, whole genome shotgun sequence genomic DNA contains:
- the parp3 gene encoding protein mono-ADP-ribosyltransferase PARP3 produces MAPKRRAAVAAKAGGKKVKEEPETSKPKDAFTSAKEALLAAGPQQVKGKRKVDDYCELSGSGEVYEDYDCMLNQTNIGHNNNKFYVIQVIKDNGCYYSFNRWGRVGEVGQFKLSDFDSPEKAIKDFEKKFKDKTKNNWSDRMNFVSHSGKYTLIEVDGVRDAEVKADVVDGKLKSVAKNVLPCTLDDATKKLIDLIFSNDMFKEAMECMNLDIKKMPLGKLSKTQIAKGFDVLEEIEAAMKQKGGRARLEELSSKFFTTIPHNFGRNRPPTIDNADIVEKKKEMLMVLADIELAQTLKTETEKAQEKMVETVPHPSDQDYVSLKCKLILMDKRSDMFKIIETYTNTTSGGYRKPKIVNVWEVDRETEGARFNENETLENRRLLWHGTNIAVVAAILKSGLRIMPHSGGRVGRGIYFASENCKSAGYVHTSKNTGIMFLSEVALGKEYTITKDNSSLKKAPAGHDSVVAQGRVEPDPSKDIFITLDGKKVAVPQGKAIDQPQFSDSSFSNSEYLIYKESQCRLRYLLELNM; encoded by the exons ATGGCACCAAAGAGACGGGCTGCTGTTGCTGCCAAGGCAGGAGGCAAGAAGGTGAAGGAAGAGCCAGAGACATCCAAACCCAAGGATGCCTTCACCTCTGCAAAAGAGGCTCTGCTGGCTGCGGGGCCACAGCAGGTAAAAGGCAAGAGGAAAGTGGATGACTACTGTGAGCTGTCAGGCTCAGGAGAG GTGTATGAAGACTATGACTGTATGCTTAATCAGACGAACATCGGCCATAACAATAATAAGTTTTATGTCATTCAAGTTATTAAAGACAACGGATGCTATTATTCATTCAACAGATGGGGTAGAGTG GGAGAAGTGGGACAGTTCAAGCTGAGTGATTTTGACAGTCCAGAGAAAGCGATCAAGGACTTTGAGAAGAAGTTTAAGGACAAGACAAAAAACAACTGGAGTGATCGGATGAATTTTGTCTCCCACTCTGGGAAGTACACTTTGATAGAGGTGGATGGTGTGCGGGATGCTGAGGTCAAG GCTGACGTCGTCGATGGAAAGCTTAAAAGTGTTGCTAAGAACGTCCTACCTTGTACCCTCGATGATGCTACAAAAAAACTTATTGATCTCATCTTTAGCAATGACATGTTCAAGGAGGCCATGGAATGTATGAACCTAG ACATCAAGAAGATGCCTTTGGGTAAGCTCAGCAAGACACAGATTGCAAAGGGTTTTGATGTACTGGAGGAGATTGAAGCAGCCATGAAACAAAAAGGTGGGAGGGCACGACTGGAAGAGCTTTCTTCCAAGTTCTTCACCACAATCCCACATAACTTTGGCCGTAACAGACCACCAACTATCGACAATGCTGATATTGTGGAGAAAAAGAAAGAGATGCtcatg GTGCTGGCTGACATTGAGCTTGCACAGACGCTGAAGACTGAAACTGAAAAGGCTCAGGAGAAGATGGTGGAAACTGTTCCTCATCCTTCAGACCAGGACTATGTTTCTTTGAAATGCAAGCTCATCCTGATGGACAAGCGTTCAGATATGTTCAAG atCATTGAGACATACACGAACACAACTTCAGGTGGTTATCGTAAACCAAAAATTGTCAATGTTTGGGAAGTTGATCGAGAGACAGAG GGAGCCAGATTTAACGAGAATGAAACTCTGGAGAACCGGCGTCTGCTATGGCACGGTACAAACATTGCGGTGGTTGCAGCTATCCTGAAGAGTGGTCTGCGGATAATGCCTCATTCAGGAGGCCGTGTTGGTCGTGGGATTTATTTTGCATCTGAAAATTGCAAGTCTGCGGGTTACG TGCACACCTCTAAAAATACTGGAATCATGTTTCTAAGTGAGGTGGCCCTCGGAAAAGAatacaccatcaccaaagataacAGTTCCTTGAAGAAGGCTCCTGCAGGTCACGATAGTGTAGTGGCACAAGGACGTGTGGAACCAG ACCCCTCTAAAGACATTTTCATCACCCTGGATGGTAAGAAGGTTGCTGTGCCTCAGGGAAAGGCCATCGATCAGCCCCAGTTCTCAGACAGCTCTTTCAGCAACAGTGAGTATCTCATCTACAAAGAGAGCCAGTGTCGCCTGCGCTACCTGCTAGAACTCAACATGTAG